One genomic window of Paraburkholderia phytofirmans PsJN includes the following:
- a CDS encoding ABC transporter substrate-binding protein, whose protein sequence is MKKLLAALTVALLATVSIGAHAKDWSTVRFGVDASYPPFESKGSDGKLVGFDIDLGNEICARMKAKCVWVENDFDGMIPALKAKKFDGVLSSMSMTPQRAEQIAFSNKLFNTPTRLVAKKGSGILPTADSLKGKTVGVEQGTIQETYAKTYWEPKGTKVVPYQNQDQVYADLLSGRLDAALQDAVQAEIGFLKTPRGAGFDFVGKNLDDPKILGNGAGIGMRKEDTDLKAKVDKAIADIIKDGTYKKLEKKYFDFDVYGG, encoded by the coding sequence GTGAAAAAACTGCTAGCGGCTTTGACGGTTGCTCTGCTTGCAACCGTCTCGATTGGCGCACACGCTAAAGATTGGTCGACCGTCCGTTTCGGCGTTGACGCCAGCTATCCCCCGTTCGAGTCGAAGGGCTCGGACGGCAAGCTCGTTGGCTTCGACATCGACCTCGGCAATGAAATCTGCGCGCGCATGAAGGCCAAGTGCGTGTGGGTGGAAAACGACTTCGACGGCATGATCCCGGCTCTGAAGGCGAAGAAGTTCGACGGCGTGCTGTCGTCGATGTCCATGACGCCGCAACGCGCCGAGCAGATCGCCTTCTCGAACAAGCTGTTCAACACGCCGACGCGTCTCGTGGCGAAGAAGGGTTCGGGCATTCTGCCGACGGCCGACTCGCTCAAGGGCAAGACGGTTGGCGTGGAACAAGGCACGATCCAGGAAACCTACGCGAAGACCTACTGGGAACCGAAGGGCACGAAGGTCGTGCCGTATCAGAACCAGGATCAGGTCTATGCCGACTTGCTGTCGGGCCGTCTGGACGCAGCGCTGCAAGACGCGGTGCAAGCTGAAATCGGCTTCCTGAAGACGCCGCGCGGCGCCGGCTTCGACTTCGTCGGCAAGAACCTCGACGATCCGAAGATCCTCGGCAACGGCGCAGGCATCGGCATGCGCAAGGAAGACACGGATCTGAAGGCGAAGGTCGACAAGGCAATCGCCGACATCATCAAGGACGGCACGTACAAGAAGCTCGAGAAGAAGTACTTCGACTTCGACGTGTACGGCGGCTAA